The genomic interval GCAAGCCATCGAAGGACCGGAACCTGAAGAAGAACAGTGCGTGTTTGGGCTCGATCTTTGTACTGACAGTCAACCGTGCCCTCTTCACCATAAGTGGAAGGTGATCAGAGAAGAAATCCGGGATATGATGCAGAGCGAAAACCTTGAACAACTTGCCCACCGTGTGACAGAAAAGCACAATGCTATGCAGAACCTCATTGCGGGGGAAAGCGAATAGTTTAAGACACGATAATGAACTTTTTTACCTTATGAATACGAAGATTTTTGACATAAGAGAATGGACGGCCGCTGGCTGTTCTGTAGCAACTCTACCAAGATATCGGTGCCCGGATGGTGACCCTCCAAACCCACCTGCAAGCACCCCCCAGCGAGCACTTGCCAGCAATTCCACGTAGCTATATTCTATATCCCACTGTGGGATTGCAAATCTGCAAGCGCTACCGGGCACCGATTAAAATTCCTCGCTAGACTCGAGCTTCAAAACGCAGTAAATTACTTAGTCGCTGGAAAACACTCCAGTGCCATTGATTGAGGAAACTGATGTCACTCTACGACCAGCTTAAGAGTACCATGCAAGATGCACTCAAGGATGGGCGGCGCGACACCGTCCGGACACTCCGAACGCTGCTGGCAAAACTGAAAGAAGGTGCCATAGCCAAAGGCGAAACTCTCTCCGAGGCCGAGGAGATTAAGGTAATTCAGTCTGCTGCCAAGCAACGAAGAGAAGCCATTGAAATGTACGAGAAGGGCGGTCGCGACGATCTGGTACAGAGCGAAGAAACCGAACTTGAAGTGATCGAAGCTTACCTACCCAACCAGCTGTCAGGGAGTGAACTTGAGGCGATTGTAACCAGCATCATCGAGGAAACAGGGGCCACATCCATGCAAGATATGGGAAAGGTTATGCCGGCGGTCATGAGAAAGGTTGCAGGTCAGGCCGATGGGAAGCAAGTGCAGCTGATGGTGCGACAGAAGCTGAACGAATGAAAAGGTCCGTTCTGTGCCTCTCTTTCAGTTCAATCACGGCTTCGATTTCATTGCCATCGTTATTACGCTTGCCCTCACCATTATAGGTTATCACCGCGGATTCCTAGAGGAACTCGCCCGTCTTGTGGCCCTCCTCTTCGCCACAGCGATAACCGTCCGTTACGCCGGCACACTTGCCTTTTGGCTCCAGGAAAGGGTTGCTGTCGATGGTCGAATCCTTTCAAGCGCAAGTTTTATCGTTCTGTTTGCGAGCGTTCTTTTTGTAACAAGACTCTTGACAAGATTCCTGCAAGTGTTTATGCTATCCAAGGGAATAAGATGGGCTAATAGATATTTGGGCGTCGTTTTCGGATTCCTCAAAGGAGTAGTGACCATTATGGTTATACTGTGGATGATCGATATGATTCCAAACCAGAATTACTTTAGAAAGCTGAAGTCAGATTCTTTCGTTTACAGGCAGTTCACCATTTACAGGGACTGGTCAATATATTCGTTTGGCCTGCAAGACTCAGTAATCAAGAGTGAACTATGGTTGAAGGAAAGAATGAATTCAGGGGATAGCCTCAGGCACTGATCATGGCACGGATTGCTGAAGATACAATCGACAGAATCCGCGATGCTGCGGATATTCTCGATATTGTTGCGGAACACGTTGAACTGAGACGACGGGGGAAGAACTTTTTCGGCCTCTGTCCTTTCCATGCGGAGAAGACCCCCTCGTTCAGTGTGGCACCTGACAAACAGATTTTTCACTGCTTCGGCTGCGGAGCCGGCGGCAATGTCATCACTTTCCTTATGGAATACGAGAAAATCAGTTTTACTGAAGCTCTGCAATCTCTCGCTCAGCGCTACGGTATTGAACTGAAACTCGAACGGGACGGTGCCTCAAAAGAATTCTTCTCTCAGATGTACGATATTCACTCCCTCGCCACAGAGCTTTACAGGAAGAACCTTCAGTCCGATCTCGGCAAGAAGATCCGCCGCTATCTTAAAGATCGCGGACTAACGTCAGAGACGCTCGATCGATTCTCTGTCGGTTTCACCTCCAACAAATGGGATCAGCTCTACTCAGCAGTCAAGTCCAAGAAG from Candidatus Neomarinimicrobiota bacterium carries:
- a CDS encoding CvpA family protein; translated protein: MPLFQFNHGFDFIAIVITLALTIIGYHRGFLEELARLVALLFATAITVRYAGTLAFWLQERVAVDGRILSSASFIVLFASVLFVTRLLTRFLQVFMLSKGIRWANRYLGVVFGFLKGVVTIMVILWMIDMIPNQNYFRKLKSDSFVYRQFTIYRDWSIYSFGLQDSVIKSELWLKERMNSGDSLRH
- a CDS encoding GatB/YqeY domain-containing protein — encoded protein: MSLYDQLKSTMQDALKDGRRDTVRTLRTLLAKLKEGAIAKGETLSEAEEIKVIQSAAKQRREAIEMYEKGGRDDLVQSEETELEVIEAYLPNQLSGSELEAIVTSIIEETGATSMQDMGKVMPAVMRKVAGQADGKQVQLMVRQKLNE